The genomic window gggttttaaagaccatgaaagtatggaaaccaaaacaattctcctaaggacccatcatggtgtggattttaaagtaaagctgtacaatgctgagagtgtaacccattttggttgcaaaaattaggaagcactttgcaagatgtttGGTTTTGATGGGGgcatgcttgtcaccatggatcttggtgatcctacaatcgagcaagacaatatggacatttgggtccttgtggatacacctccaattcttcccccatgtgaacTTAACAtggttattaagtaatttatattgtttagtTCAAAATAGTtaacaacttatttccattgacaacttattttcattcttcaaagaatgtgcggaagatggtagacaaaacccactacaccgatggctctgaattaacttataaggagaaaaatcatctgatcacattttgtactaatcttgagaattacaatgtctataaATCAAACTCCTcgacattatggtcaatacgtgccactggtgcacgtgttgaactacggtaactaccatagaattaccctggtaagattttttactattacgacatccgtgcatctttttgcatacttctaaaactagtatatcattgctaactacgaagttattactatgtttttcaacagataatctcgaatgattgtgtgcctcatctgatgtatatgcacgatcgccttgatgttttgaacatacaaccaggtcgtcctatgaatctcaactgtccatacaggatttctaaaagaagtggagacatgacaatcaaagaatgaaaaaaaaatatggacagtcgtaaggagcttcttggaagcaaaggaaagtgaagcgcaagaattggagacatgatgatctccattcttcataatggagagtcagtgtctatattgttttatgctattttatcttaagtgtgtttaggtctacctgatactgatgatgtgctaagaacaattatgtagggttgggttcgatgagtATGagtatgatgatcgtatgacttgttattaataacaagtagaagttgtatgatgatgcatgattagtaggacttgttattatatatgatgatgtatgatgcgggcatgaagagttattatatatcagcgggtgaaatggaCATAGCAGTagtgttggtaaaccaagcacgaagataagagaggacacttctctatattagctagctaataacaacctaaattaacccccaaaacccctaaaccagccactttcaaaacaaaaaaaaacctAAGCTGCAGCCAGCTTctaacgcgtggatgccttttggtcccggtttatgtcaccaaccgggaccaaaggcccccctgcctgggctgcccgCAGCGGCCACGTAGATGCCCATTTgccccggttcgtgtaagaaccgggactaaaggggggaggcattagtaacgacctgttagttccggttcaagaaccgggactaaaggcccttacgaacggggacaaatgccctgttttctactagtgcaccctCGCTAAGGAGAAGAATGCGGAggaagccgccgccgctgccgctttaGCCTGGCCTACTGGTGTGTATGATATGTTCATCCCTTAATTACTTCCTTCATATGCTAGGCGTGCATACTGTCTTCATAGAAGGTTTGGTTCTATTTTCAGTACGTGCTCACATATTTATATTCTGGTATGGGCTTCATGCTATTTTTGCTAGcatcatgatttattcatggattaagtTAATCGAAAAATTGCTAATACACCCACAGAGGGTTGCCCCCATGCAGCACCGAATGCCGCCCCTTCGCAGCACCGCTCGACTTGTAATACTCGACAAATGAACCAATTACATGATTTATTGGAATAACTATATGCGGATTGATGCCAATATGTTGGCGACATACGTGACAAAAGGCAATATCAATGTCAACTGATATCCAGGTCAAGAGAACATAgtgcacttttattttcaggattcTGGAAGATAATTATGCAGTCACAAAAGCTCATTTGGGACGATGGTCAGAACCAACCCGCGGTGACAACTAGGCATAATCGGCAAGGATTCTACGCTGTCCTTCGTACAATAAATCCCAAGATTATCTCCCCCGATCCGCCCGATAGTTTTCACTGTGTAGTCCTGTAGCTTGCACACAAATCGGTCAGACCGCTTGCCGGAGTAGCTAGGGAATTTGTGGCCATTGAACTCCCGGGGCTTCTCCACCCAGAAACTACTGTAGGTCCAACTATGACTCAAAGCAGTCGAACGTCCCAGCTTCACCCAGGCGTCGCCCCAGCCTTCGGGGAGGGGGAATGGCAGGTCGGCGTCGTCGTCCCAGCTCATGTCGCCGCCGAACACGACGTTGCCGGCGCTGCTGAGCGCGGAGACGACATGCTTAGCCTGCATGTACCGATCCCTGAGGTGCATCGACGCCGGTGGCACGGGGCACTCAAGATGGGTCGTGGCGATGCGTATCGGGTACATATTTCGAGGGGTAATGTCGGCCTCCAGGTAGCACTTGCCTGTCGGGGAAGTGGCGAACTTCCAGCGCGCGTACCTCTCCATTGGAAGCTTGCTCAGCTGCCACAAATAATGATGAGCTTCTACGTCAGTTAACCGGATCAAACCATTTCTAGGGCGGGAACTGAAATGAGAGCAGTACCATCAGGCAGAAGTGGTGGTTCCCCGTTTGTTCCTCGGGGGGCACTGGTGAGCTGTTGTACTCCTCCCACCATGGGAAGCTCTCGAAGATCGACTGAATGTACGGCGTGACTTCCTGTGCATGGATCATAAGAACAGTTAAAAAATGATCGATGGATGAGAATGGATCTAAGCAGGTGAACGAGTGGCGCATGACCTATAATCATGAGTTTTATTACCTGGAAGAAGATTACGTCCGGAGAATCATCCCGAACAAGGTCGCCGATGGCCTTCATCCTCGTGTAGACGGCAACGTCCTCGCGGGACCAGACGTTGTAGGTCATGAACTTGATCCCCTTCTCGCCGTCCTAAATTACGAAAAcgcaggtatgatcaagaagtCAACCTTTGTAGAAGAGTTAGAACAGTGAAACAAGACCAAATCAACCTATTAACATTTCAGCAACAAATACTATAGTTTGAAATTAAGGTCAACCTAAGAAACTACAGTCAGCAACAAAAAAAGGGATGAACGATTGTAGCACCAGATCGAGTACCATTTTTCCTTGGCGATACAGCTAATGTATTTGGCTTCTCCACACAGAGTTCTGATTCTTTGGAGTACTAGTAGGAGTATAATCGTATATATAGCCGTGTGCTGGTTCGGGTTTAATGGCATCGTGAGAAACGAAGAGGCGGCCTAGGCAGTAGGAATACCAAAAAAATGTCATGGAGACGGAACACGAAAGGGTGCATTGACTGCCACCAACCGATCGATAATTGAATTAACAGACGCACTAGGGAATACTACCTGTCGTTTGAGCTTCAACCGGAGTAGTACAGTGCTATGGAGCCTCCAAAGTTGTTTAGTCACCCATCTCTCATGTTGCTGCGGAATTTTCTGGATGAGAGCCGCTGCAATGATAAATGTTGATATCGTGAAAGCAAACATATATTGTcttcgtctaggtgagtaagtcattttaaattgtgcaccatgaccaatgaaaaggggaaaatgagagacattaatgtttatttgctaattaatagtattgcatgcaatgaactaaccactgcatgtcgtgtttcatagtctcaagtcattaaaagcatgcatacCCCTcatttcttattggttgatatgtcaagaaacaaaaaatgaggtagaagttaatgcaccgcgcttaaatgttttgggattatttgattttcgtaagatgacttacacatctagacggagggagtacttgctatgCCTTAAGGCTTCCTGTAACATTTTGCACTACCAGAAACGTGAATATTTCTGTGGGCCAGACTATATTCCTGTCGGGCCCGCGCTGGATCACAGGAATACCATGTATACTCCTGTGGGCTGGGGTAGAACTCAGAGGAAAATGCCCCCCATCTCGTTCCGCCACCTGTGGGCTCAAAGGAAAAGGCGGGTAGAAACCCTCGATCCCCCAACCAGATGCCCCAGCCCTCGTCTCCACCCCATCTCGCCGCAGCCAGACCTaaccctcgtcgccgccgccgccgccgaagcagcaGCATCGGTCGCCGCCTTCATTATCCCACTCCGCGGCTCCATTCTGGCCGGCGTATCCACCCTTGAGACTGCACATCCCCTCGTTTCATGTACCTTCTCTATCCTCTCGCCAGTCAAGCGGCGCACGCCTTGTCCCTCCTTGGTGCCTACGCGCGGCCTCACAGcgagcccaagcgcgccctcctCACGTCATCACCACCGTCGGTAAGCAGTGAGGACAACAGTggctcctcccctcccctctcccctagcaGATCCAGCACCATCCCCTCACAGATCCGCCTCACAGATCCTCCTCACCAAGAAGCCGGCGGCTACTTTATGTTCAGAGACGCATCTTGAACGATGAGAGACCAGGTGAGTGGTGGCTCCATGGACATGGAGTACTATGTATCGGGTGGACGAACTCTCCAGGGAGCTCACCGGTATAATTTTTCTTAGATCCAGCTGTCTTGCATCTTTATTCTTGCTTGTGTATGTATCAAGTGCAATGCCATACTTTTTTTAATGCAATGAAATGTTTGCATACAAGTAAACTTGATTTTTTTTATGACAGATCTTGACTTTTGTTCTGACATTGTGTACATGAAGGCACAGAGATCACCTAATTTCCACTCTGACGCAGAGCAATAAAATGTAATTGGAAGAATGCTTAACTTCTATTATTAGGTAATTAATCATGcttaagcatatatatatatatatatatatatatatatatatatatatatatatatgaataagcAAAGATATAAAATTTCACTCGCGCGGCTGCAATCACAAGCGCTCATTCATGTGGGGATCTGGTCCCTCCCCATTCCTTATTTGCATTTTCGTTTTTATCAATCGTTAGATGGTTATTTCCTCTTATAGCGGAAGAAGGACCACACTCCATGCGAGAGCACAGTAGTGTGCAGGTACTAGCTGGCACGATGGCAGGGAGGAGCCCAAGGTGCGAACGGTTCCAGCCATATGGAGAACTGTTGACCAAGACTGGCACGATGGTCCTTAAGTTTTTATTTACGCTATTTTTCTTGTGGGCCGCCAGCTCATTGTAGCAGAACACTTTTCCCATGGTCGCGTTTGTGTCCCTATACCTTTTTTGGACACCGCAGATGCTAAGGACTCGGGTATGGGCCGTTAATTGGAAAGAGAATATCTGGATAAAAAGGAGCAGAATAGAAAAAGGGTGCACACGCAGCTCCTCTCCCGTGGCCACGTTTTCTGTACGGAGAGCCATGCACGGCTGAGAGCACCAAAACTGTATCGATTCCCCCTTTCAACATATACCAGCCCCCATCGGCACGCCACAAACAGCTGGAAGTTCCAAAAAGACGTTTTTGTCTATGTTCCGAACTTCCCGTACACGTAAGCTCAAGTATCAACACGTCGTGCCGCTCTACAATACAGAACGCGTTCATGATGTGCAACACAAAGGAGCGTCCTGCAACGCTCCTTCATTCTCGTGTCCGAGGCCATCTTCTGGGTAGTCTCCATCTCCAGCTACGTCGTCGCTCAGCGGTGCAAGGGACGTGGTCACGTCCAGAGCCGCATGCACCCAGTGGCCAACTGCCATATGCCCTTCCGTGGTGGACTCCGGCTCGTGCGACGTGGTCATTTCCATACATGCATGCGGATCATGGGAAACTGCCACCTATCCTGCTGTACCTGGTTCACATGCTCTGGTGATGCCCTGCATGGGAGCAGTATTGTCTTCTAGTCTTGTTCCTTATCCGGGCTGGCATCCATCTCAGAGGGCCCAAAGCGGAGATACCCGCTCTTCTACAGCGTACTACAGTATATAACAGAAAAGACACCGGATTTGCTGGAACAAAAGTCAATGCTCACCCAGCGAAACGAACGTCCAGGCCCGTGGccaaggccaactccaccgcacgacccatCCGTGACCCATCCGGTCCGCTTTTGTCCGTTTGAGGTAAAATACGACCCAACGGTAATACCCAAACGGACAAAGTTGTCCGCTGGTGTCCGTTTCAGTCCGGCCCAACCCCAAATCCAGCGCAAAGTTGGGTCACAAATGGGTTGAACGGACACAGATGGACGCGCTCCTCGGCCTCTCTCATCCGCTCGTGTCCGCCACTGGCCCACAGGTCAGCGACCCACACCGAGCCACTCCCGCCCGCTCGCCGCGTCCGCCGTCGcacgccccgcgcccgccgccccgcgccccgcgcccTGCGCCCCGCGCCCACCGTCGCTGGACGCGCTCCTCAGGCCGAAGCCCGCTGGCACCTCTTCCCCAGCAGCGCGTCCTGCAGCGACCCGTTGGGGTGCGCGGCCGTAGACGAGCATCATCCGGCGGCGGCAGGGGTGCGCGGAGAGCGAGTAGGCGAagggcaggaggatggagggcGTAGAGCCGTGGCCGGAGCCGACGAGGTGGGAGGCGAGAGAGAGCTCGTTGTGGAACTCGCGCTCGCCCTGGAGGGACCCGTTGGGGTGCGCGAAGGCCGCCAGGAGAAGCGCCGCCGCGGCGGCCGAGGCCGCGGCGGAGGCCACCGCGGAGGCCGGGAGCTGGTGGCGGGCGGGAGGTCCGAGGCCCCCGATGacggccgcggcggcgacggcggggggtGGGGAGGCatcgggcggcgggggctggcgcgaGGGCATCAGCAACGGAGGGGAAAAGACAAGCAGAGCGGCAGGGGAGGAGGATGAGCCTCGCAGGCGGACAGTTTGGGGTTTCTCGGCCTTGTGCGCGTTGGGTGCAGATGCCCCATACGTCGGTCCGCCCCCCGGACGTCCGCCAAATCACACCCCAAACGGACAAAAGCGGACGTTCGGATGGGTCACGGATGGGtcatgcggtggagttggcctaatggAATCCAGGGTTCAGAGATGTCCTGGCATTTTTTTTGATCGGCTCCCCTTGGAAGTAATCGCTTAGACAACGAGGGGGCGGCCCGTGATCGCAGTCACGCAGCGGGGCCAGCTAAAAGCCCAGCTAGTCTACTCCTCCAGAAGCCGAGCAATCCATTCGGTGTCTGATACCAAGAAACCAGAGGCTGAAGCGCAGCGCAAGATTGACGAACTGCATTCGTTCACAGGGCGACGCACACTGCAATCTAGGGTATATCCGTCCCCAATCTAATGCCAGGTCTTCCTTTGATTTTTCCagagttttaaatagcgcgctaagcctcTTAGCGGCGGACCTCTTCTAAATGCTATAGCGTCTTACAACGGTGCTATAGCgagctatttaaaatgtttgttcatgTGTTTGGACAAAAGATCTTTAGCGCAGGGCCTCTTctaaacgctatagcgtgctatagcggagctatagcgggctatttaaaactatggatTTTTCTAATGCAGGAGCTTCAACGCAACAAGACATGCTTGGGGCAACACCTTTGTTTAATTGTATACGGTCCTACAGGTGGATGGATCTTTTTTGTGAGGAAGCTACGGCCTTTTGATGAGAAAACTGTGATGTCAGGTACAAGTAGATGGATGGATTCTTAGGCCTGAATTTTGATTCTGTTGGGGTGTTGCCGAGCTTCCCTCTTTCTTTCTTTGCGGTTGTTTTATAGTACCTTTTAGGAGAAATTTTTATTCTGTAGGGATGTTGCCAGGCATATCCTAGTATTTCTTGATACTGTCGGGTTGAAGAACTAAACAAAGAACATAATTAATAAAGAACTTGGACCGAGTTTGTACTGCTGCAACAAGTTTCAATCTTCTGAATTTTTTTTCTGAAATCTTCTGAAAGTTGATTAGGGAAAATCTCTTATGGACATTTTGAGCTCATTTTCTGCTGATGGCTAAATCACTCTTAACCTGATGTAGGGCTTTTTGGGGAGATATAATATGAATAAATATTATAAGTGAAACATTGAAGAAAACTATGGAAGAAACTGTCATCTGAATCAATGCATGTTGAGCTTGACCTCTATTGCCCATGTTATCTGAATGAATGCACATGCATCTGTTTTACGCACATGTTCTCTGAGCATGATGCAAGTTATCAGAGTATGATGCACTCGTACTTCATAAATGATCAGTGCTGAATTTCATCCGTACTTTCGTGATATTTTCAGAATCTTGCATCCATTTTTTTTAAAGTGTGCCATGGTCTCGACCTTGGTTCAGAATTTTTAACTGGTCCTGCTACCGGATGGCCCAAGGGAGAGAACGCCACACTACATAAACGCACACACAGAAAAGTTAAGTCTGCATTTGAACAACACACGCAGTGTTTCAGTCTCCGAGAGCACGCCAATGCAGCATTGGCTACCAGCCACTCGCTCTGGagtttggcctcttttctcttttgtatttttggTAGTGAATGGAAGCACTGCTTGCATGCAAACTAGTATTTTGAACTGGCCATTAAATAAAAACTTAATAGACAACTGCTCCCTTCGTCTACTGAAGAGTGTATTTCTATCTTCTCAATacactttaaagtagaaaaaaaagtttctctctcatcacacggtaacCAAGACCAATAACATTCTACACATGATCTTTTTAATTTCTACATGCACCTAGCTCATTGGGGCttgggtaattaaagaggagagagattgGGACTTGCACCTTTAAATTAAAGAGTAGTAGTTATTTGCTTGGAACTAGTTTTTTTTTGCTGGAGCTAGTGTTGTTAAACGGCAGCTAGTATTATCTCTCACACTTGACAGTCTCCGAATTGTAAAGAACTGGCATCCGACCTTCACGGAACTGGACGAAGTGACATGGGGTGAGTGGGTGGGTTCATGATGAAGAACCGTCGAAACTAGACTTTGAACCGAAATACGAGTAGCAAAGAACCGGCAGCCGACCTCCACGGAACCGGACGAGGTGACATGGAGTGAGTAGGTCGGTTCGCGATGAAGAACCGTTGAAACTACACTTCGAACCGAAATACGAGTTGCAAAGAACCCGCATCCGACCTTGACGGAACCGGACGAGGTGTCATGGAGTGAGTAGGTTGGTTCGCGATGAAGAACCGTTGAAACTACACTTTGAACCGAAATACAAGTTGCAAAGAACCGACATCCGACCTTCAAGGAACCGGACAAGGAGACATGGAGTGACTGGGTGGGTTCACGATGAAGAACCTCGAAACTACACTTTGAACCGAAATACGAGTTGCAAAGAACCGACATCCAACCTTGACGGAACCGGACAAGGTGACATGGAGTGAGTGGGTGGGTTCGCGGTGAAGAACCGCCGAAACTACACTTTGAACCGAACCAAGAGTTGCAAAGAACCGACATCCGACCTTCATGGAACCGGACGAGGTGTCATGGAGTGAGTAGGTGGGTTCGCGATGAAGAACCGTTGAAACTACACATCGAAGCGAAATACAAGTTGCAAAGAACCGGCATCCGACCTTCAAGGAACCGGACAACGTGACATGGACTAACTGGGTGGGTTCGCGATGAAGAACCTCAAAACTACACTTTGAACCGAAATACGAGTTGCAAAGAACCGGCATCCGACCTCCACGGAATCGGACAAGGTGACATGGAGTGAGTGGGTGGGTTCGCGATGAAGAACCGCCGAAACTACACTTTGAACCGAACCAAGAGTTGCAAAGAACCGGCATCCGACCTTCATGGAACCGGACGAGGTGTCATGGAGTGAGTAGGTAGGTTCGCGATGAAGAACCGTTGAAACTACACATCGAAGCGAAATACAAGTTGCAAAGAACCGGCATCTGACCTTCAAGGAACCGGACGACGTGACATGGACTGACTGGGTGGGTTCACGATGAAGAACCTCAAAAGTACACTTTGAACCAAAATACGAGTTGCAAAGAACCGGCATCCGACCTCCACGGAACTGGACAAGGTGACATGGAGTGAGTGGGTGGGTTCGCGATGAAGAACCGCTGAAACTACACTTTGAACCGAACCAAGAGTTGCAAAGAACCGGCATCCGACCTTCATGGAACCAGACGAGGTGTCATGGAGTGAGTAGGTGGGTTCGCGATGAAGAACCGTTGAAACTACACATCGAAGCGAAATACAAGTTGCAAAGAACCGGCATCTGACCTTCAAGGAACCGGAAGACGTGACATGGACTGACTGGGTGGGTTCGCGATGAAGAACCTCAAAACTACACTTTGAACCGAAATACGAGTTGCAAAGAACCGGCATCTGACCTCCATGGAACCGGACAAGGTGACATGGAGTGAGTGGGTGGGTTCGCGATGAAGAACCGCCGAAACTACACTTTGAACCGAACTAAGAGTTGCAAAGAACCGGCATCCGACCTTCATGGAACCGGACGAGGTGTCATAGTGTGAGTAGGTCCATGGAGGTGTCAAATGGCCGTTTATGTTTGCGGCAGAGGGAAAGGATGGGCTGCAGTTTACTATGTTGGCATAGTTAGcaagctataataaaatattcaaAAGTATGACACATTGCCCGTATGTATATGCATAGATGGAAAGGTGAGCACTAAATGGCaaaaacgtgtgcaagcatgcccCGAATTCACGGATGCATGGTCCAAAACTTTCAGCCGAAATGCGGAATGCAGCATAAAGCACATTTTGCTGAGACAATATTGCGCGCATGTATGAGACAAGATGGCAGCAATAAATGAACTCTTCTCAGTCCTCGCATCATTTCCGTCGCTGCAtgcagactctctctctctctttctccatgTTGCATGCAAGCTTCTCACGCACAAAAAAATTCAGTTCCCTCCTGAACCGAACAGGCGCCATGGAATAGCTTCCAAATTAGCTGCGAAAAATAGAATACATCCATGATTTTGAACAGACCAACCTAAGCAGAGACATACTATAGAAGTATAAATCGAGTAGTACTACCATGAAGGCATGAACAGACCAACCTGCACATTTCTCCTCTGTCCCTCCACACTTCTCTAACTCGACGTGAGCATGCAATGGATCATGGTCCGACGCGAGATCACTGTCCTTCGTATGGAGGCCGACCAGTCGCAAGCACGCCGGCCACCACGAGGACACCACTAGCTGGAAGCAGACCCGTCGTTCCTGAGCATGACTCTGACCGCGTGCAGGCCGACCACAGCAAGGACTCCACTGGCTATGAGCACGATTCCGGTCACGACCAGATCGACCGCCGCGAGGATGCTACTGGCCAGTTGCACGCCGACCGCCACCAGCCCCGGGCGTGGGGCGCTGCTCTCCACAAAATCGTTGCCCTCCATGACCGCTGCGAGCACACCACCGTCCATAAGAAGGTTGTCTTCTGCGTGCAGGGCTCCGCCGCGAGCGGGGCGCAAGACGAATACGAACAGGGAGGAGGCGAAGTGGTAAGATTACAGAGCATTACGGTCCAAGTAGTGGAGGGGCACTGATGGTTGCTAGAAATAGTACATTAAAATCCAGGTTTTAATTCCATCTGATCTCCTTCTATTAAAACTTCATAATTATTTGTGTGTGAATTTGTCCAAGCAAGTTTACGGGCTAAGGCTCGGACGCTAGGTACATCCGGACATGCATAAGCTGGCTTGACCCACTAGCATCAATGAATCAATCAGGTAATATGATATGTGCGTGTACTGTGACCATGCGTTAGCACCAGATGTGCTTTAGGTCCATGCAATCTTGGACCTTGTGCGTGATAGGCAGATGCTAACTGACCATCTATGCTATGGTCAGAAGAAAGTGGCAGGATTCACATGCCAAAATTAGCATACTATTGCGGAACCTTTAGTAAATGAGTATTTAAATAGGTTTGCCAAAATAGCACACTGACGATCCCTGCCACCTACAAAAGTTTGCTGCATACTTGCTCTCATTGAGTCTGAAAATGCAGAGACTAGGTTGCCGTTTCTGGACACTGCATCCATAAAGTTCTAGCTCACTTTTCCACTCTAGTCATGGCGATATTCAATAAATCATAAAATCAGAACCTTATCTGTCCAAAGGTGCGAATCTTGATGCATATGAACGGTTCTGATAACCACCACCCTAACAAGTGTTGATAGCAAAtccatgtgtgtatatatatatatatatatatatatatatatatatatatatatatatatatatatatgacaggGCTATTTTGTTACCggtaacaaaataatattctgttacccccCGGCCCTATATAGGAGTGACGGCGACAGAATCTCATGAACCCAGCCCACTAGCCCGAACGTCTATCGACAGGAAAAAACACCCACCTCCCTCCCGACTACCAACTCCTCCAGCgcgccaccccctccctccccgccggtgcgccgccccctccctccccgcCGGTGTGCTGTCCCCTTCCTCCCCCGCCGTGCGCCACCCCTCCCTCCTCGCCGGCACAAAGCCTACGCCCTCCCCACCGCACGCCGCCCCCTCCCTGCCCGCCGGCGGAGGCCCACGAGCTTCTCACCACCCGGCCTCCTCCCACGACCAGAAACCCCCTGCCATCGCGAGCCTACCACCCCA from Triticum aestivum cultivar Chinese Spring chromosome 3B, IWGSC CS RefSeq v2.1, whole genome shotgun sequence includes these protein-coding regions:
- the LOC123066536 gene encoding tyrosyl-DNA phosphodiesterase 2-like, whose amino-acid sequence is MDGEKGIKFMTYNVWSREDVAVYTRMKAIGDLVRDDSPDVIFFQEVTPYIQSIFESFPWWEEYNSSPVPPEEQTGNHHFCLMLSKLPMERYARWKFATSPTGKCYLEADITPRNMYPIRIATTHLECPVPPASMHLRDRYMQAKHVVSALSSAGNVVFGGDMSWDDDADLPFPLPEGWGDAWVKLGRSTALSHSWTYSSFWVEKPREFNGHKFPSYSGKRSDRFVCKLQDYTVKTIGRIGGDNLGIYCTKDSVESLPIMPSCHRGLVLTIVPNELL